Proteins found in one Methylobacterium sp. CB376 genomic segment:
- a CDS encoding phosphoserine transaminase: protein MTTRPDARPRAPFFSSGPCAKRPGWTPAALSDAALGRSHRAKLGKAKLKQAIDLTRTVLQVPDDYRIGIVPASDTGAVEMAMWSLLGPRPVEMLAWESFGEGWVTDAVKQLRLDARVTTAPYGALPDLAAVDTRHHDVVFTWNGTTSGVRVPDADWIAADREGVVICDATSAAFAQDLDWAKLDAVTFSWQKVLGGEAAHGMLILSPRAAARLESHVPAWPMPKIFRMTKGGKLIEGLFEGETINTPSMLAVEDYIDALLWAQGIGGLPALRARADANARVIAAWVARTPWVENLARAPATASNTSVCLVIADPEVTGRGPEAVAALAKGIAATLEREGVALDVGAYRDAPAGLRIWCGATVERSDLEALTPWLDWAFAQEKARLLRQAA from the coding sequence ATGACGACCCGGCCCGACGCGCGCCCGCGCGCGCCCTTCTTCTCGTCCGGCCCCTGCGCCAAGCGCCCCGGCTGGACCCCCGCCGCCCTCTCGGACGCGGCGCTCGGCCGCTCCCACCGCGCGAAGCTCGGCAAGGCCAAGCTCAAGCAGGCGATCGACCTCACCCGCACCGTGCTGCAGGTGCCGGACGATTACCGCATCGGCATCGTGCCGGCCTCCGACACCGGCGCGGTCGAGATGGCGATGTGGTCGCTGCTCGGGCCCCGCCCGGTCGAGATGCTGGCCTGGGAATCCTTCGGCGAGGGCTGGGTCACCGACGCGGTCAAGCAGCTCAGGCTCGACGCCCGGGTCACCACGGCGCCCTACGGCGCCCTGCCCGACCTCGCGGCCGTGGACACCCGGCACCACGACGTGGTGTTCACCTGGAACGGCACCACCTCGGGCGTGCGCGTGCCCGACGCGGACTGGATCGCCGCGGACCGCGAGGGCGTGGTGATCTGCGACGCCACCTCGGCGGCCTTCGCGCAGGATCTCGACTGGGCCAAGCTCGATGCCGTGACCTTCTCCTGGCAGAAGGTGCTCGGCGGCGAGGCGGCGCACGGCATGCTGATCCTCTCCCCCCGCGCCGCGGCGCGGCTGGAGAGCCACGTGCCGGCCTGGCCGATGCCGAAGATCTTCCGCATGACCAAGGGCGGCAAGCTCATCGAGGGCCTCTTCGAGGGCGAGACCATCAACACGCCCTCCATGCTGGCGGTCGAGGACTACATCGACGCCCTGCTCTGGGCGCAGGGGATCGGGGGCCTGCCGGCCCTGCGCGCCCGGGCGGACGCGAATGCCCGGGTCATCGCCGCGTGGGTGGCGCGGACGCCCTGGGTCGAGAACCTCGCGCGCGCGCCGGCCACCGCCTCGAACACCAGCGTCTGCCTGGTGATCGCCGATCCCGAGGTGACGGGCCGCGGCCCCGAGGCCGTGGCGGCCCTGGCCAAGGGCATCGCCGCGACCCTGGAGCGCGAGGGCGTCGCCCTCGACGTCGGGGCCTACCGGGACGCGCCGGCGGGGCTGCGGATCTGGTGCGGCGCCACCGTGGAGCGGAGCGACCTCGAGGCGCTGACGCCCTGGCTCGACTGGGCCTTCGCGCAGGAGAAGGCCCGCCTCCTCCGGCAGGCCGCCTGA